In Pedobacter heparinus DSM 2366, the following are encoded in one genomic region:
- a CDS encoding SusC/RagA family TonB-linked outer membrane protein, with translation MYKNYIIKPDIPKRYVYKILLVMRLTTVILIASMLQVSASSLAQKFSYVKKDVPLLQVFKELKKQTGYNILWNEKEINVTTLIDANFKKSSIEEVMDACLGQLPFSYTINDKMVLIKQKELSFRDKITSFLAAIDVRGRVLDENDAPLVGAVVKVKGTKQATSTNNNGDFVMNGVDEKATLVVSFLGYEAKEIAASKNVGSIRLTLNTDRLEEVQINAGYYTVNDRERTGNISRVTAKEIEKQPVNNVVAALQNRVPGLQIVQQTGVPGGGFTVQIRGRSSINSFVGNLPLYIIDGVIYPSTTVSANSTIGIFGGKTGYGASPLSSLNPGDIESIEILKDADATAIYGSRGANGVILITTKKGISGLTKVRANVSQGYSEVGHRIDLLNTQEYLEMRREAFKNDGLSPSTTDYDINGTWDQNKYTDWQKTFIGNKAHNTNASLGVTGGNEKSNYLIAGSYSKEGTVFPGNFGIDKAGISSSINLGTPSERFNANFSASFNHIKQNLLNTDLTIYMFLTPNFPDLRDQYGQLNYSNNTISLNPLVFLSQPNNANMNTLIGNVSLSYKFLKNLVFKTALGYSSILRTEFVKFPLAAINPAQNPTSESRMSLFSDNHNDTFMLEPQIAYNGDFLGGKIEILGGMSLQKNDAQFRTIQASNYSSDEIMDNISGAALLTNLGATNSEYKYIAGFGRFNYKLLDKYFINLTARRDGSSRFGKDKQFANFGAVGAAWIISEENFLKKIPFITFAKLRASYGITGNDQIGNYGYLQLWTSTGTYQGKTTVTASGAAPNPDFSWETNKKAEAAIQLGFLEDMINLEISYYRNRSSSQLLSKTLPPSTGLTSLSGNLPGIVQNNGWEFNSTFKIINTSNWNWSLGFNLTIPKNKLVSYPGLGTSSDAINYQIGEPLNILKTSNVKVNSQTGLYEVEDKNGNGIVLDDTGDRYITKFLGQYSYGGLQNSIKYKQFNLDFLFAFSKQNGRNYRFTVPINAGRWLTGNQLTNQPSIVLNRWQNPNDEANVQRFGTTSVTNTANSASRDFGNTSVVDASFIKLRNISLSYSLPKNLLSKIKLNNVLLSLQGQNIFTITDYIGLDPETQAFTNLPPLRTLAMGISATF, from the coding sequence ATGTACAAAAATTATATCATCAAACCTGATATACCGAAGAGGTATGTCTATAAGATACTGCTTGTTATGCGCCTAACCACCGTCATTCTTATTGCCAGTATGTTGCAGGTAAGTGCATCTTCTTTAGCGCAAAAGTTCAGCTATGTGAAAAAAGATGTGCCCCTGTTGCAAGTTTTTAAGGAACTCAAGAAACAAACCGGCTATAACATACTCTGGAACGAAAAGGAAATAAATGTTACAACTTTAATAGATGCCAATTTTAAAAAATCGAGCATAGAAGAAGTAATGGATGCCTGTTTGGGGCAACTCCCCTTTTCTTATACAATTAACGATAAAATGGTTCTTATCAAACAGAAAGAGCTTTCTTTTCGTGATAAGATCACTAGCTTTCTCGCTGCAATTGATGTTCGTGGCCGTGTGCTTGATGAGAATGATGCACCATTGGTGGGCGCGGTTGTAAAGGTCAAAGGAACAAAACAAGCTACATCAACAAATAACAATGGCGATTTTGTAATGAATGGTGTTGATGAAAAAGCAACGTTAGTGGTTTCCTTTTTGGGATATGAGGCTAAGGAGATAGCAGCCTCGAAAAATGTAGGAAGCATTAGACTAACCCTCAATACAGATAGACTTGAAGAGGTGCAGATAAATGCTGGGTACTATACAGTAAATGATAGAGAGCGAACCGGGAACATTTCTAGAGTTACTGCGAAGGAAATCGAAAAACAGCCGGTTAATAATGTTGTCGCCGCCTTACAAAATCGCGTCCCGGGTTTACAAATTGTTCAACAAACTGGTGTTCCAGGAGGTGGTTTTACAGTACAAATTAGAGGTAGAAGTAGTATAAATTCATTTGTTGGAAATTTGCCATTATATATAATTGATGGAGTAATTTATCCGTCTACAACAGTTTCCGCCAATTCAACAATAGGGATATTTGGCGGGAAAACAGGTTATGGAGCAAGTCCTCTAAGCAGTCTAAATCCCGGCGATATTGAGAGCATTGAAATATTAAAAGATGCTGATGCTACTGCAATCTACGGTTCTCGTGGAGCAAATGGCGTCATACTAATTACTACAAAAAAGGGTATTTCTGGACTAACAAAAGTGCGTGCTAATGTATCCCAAGGATATAGCGAGGTTGGTCATAGAATTGATCTATTAAATACACAGGAATATCTTGAAATGCGACGAGAGGCATTTAAAAATGATGGTTTATCTCCTTCAACAACAGATTACGATATAAATGGAACATGGGATCAGAATAAATATACGGATTGGCAAAAAACATTTATAGGGAATAAAGCACATAATACAAATGCGTCTCTGGGTGTAACAGGAGGAAATGAAAAAAGTAATTATTTAATAGCAGGAAGCTACAGCAAAGAAGGCACTGTTTTTCCAGGAAACTTTGGAATTGACAAGGCGGGCATTAGTTCATCTATAAATTTAGGTACTCCATCAGAGCGCTTTAATGCTAATTTTAGTGCAAGCTTCAATCATATTAAGCAAAATCTGCTAAATACAGACTTAACAATTTATATGTTCTTGACACCTAATTTCCCAGATTTGCGTGATCAGTATGGACAGCTTAATTATAGCAATAATACCATTTCTCTTAACCCATTGGTTTTCTTATCGCAACCTAATAATGCAAATATGAATACTTTGATAGGGAATGTTAGTTTAAGTTATAAATTTCTAAAAAATCTGGTGTTCAAAACTGCATTAGGTTACTCTTCAATTTTGAGGACAGAGTTTGTAAAATTCCCATTAGCAGCAATCAATCCAGCTCAAAATCCAACGTCTGAATCTAGAATGTCCTTATTCTCTGACAACCATAATGATACCTTCATGTTAGAGCCCCAAATAGCATACAACGGTGACTTCTTGGGAGGCAAAATAGAAATACTTGGAGGAATGAGTCTTCAAAAAAATGACGCTCAATTTCGTACAATTCAAGCCTCAAATTATTCTAGTGATGAGATAATGGATAATATTTCAGGTGCAGCACTTTTAACCAACCTAGGGGCCACTAATTCAGAATATAAATATATTGCTGGATTCGGAAGATTTAATTATAAATTATTAGATAAATATTTTATTAATCTTACTGCAAGAAGAGATGGTTCTAGTAGGTTTGGGAAAGATAAACAATTTGCAAATTTTGGTGCAGTTGGTGCTGCATGGATCATAAGTGAGGAAAATTTTCTAAAAAAAATTCCCTTTATTACTTTTGCTAAGTTAAGAGCAAGCTATGGGATAACGGGTAATGACCAAATTGGGAATTATGGTTATCTGCAACTATGGACGTCTACTGGAACCTATCAAGGTAAAACTACGGTTACTGCAAGTGGGGCAGCACCAAATCCTGACTTTTCTTGGGAAACAAATAAGAAAGCTGAAGCTGCAATACAATTAGGCTTCTTAGAAGACATGATTAATTTAGAAATTTCATACTATCGGAACCGTTCATCAAGTCAGCTATTATCAAAGACGCTACCACCAAGTACAGGATTAACTTCTCTTTCTGGAAACCTACCTGGAATAGTGCAAAATAATGGATGGGAATTTAACAGTACATTTAAGATTATCAATACATCTAATTGGAATTGGTCTTTAGGTTTTAATTTAACTATTCCTAAAAATAAGTTAGTTTCATATCCCGGTTTAGGAACTAGTTCTGATGCTATAAATTATCAAATCGGTGAGCCGCTTAATATCTTAAAAACGTCAAACGTAAAAGTTAACAGTCAAACTGGCTTATATGAGGTTGAAGATAAAAATGGAAATGGAATAGTCTTAGATGATACTGGGGATAGGTATATTACTAAATTCCTTGGTCAGTATTCTTATGGAGGATTACAAAATTCGATAAAATATAAACAATTTAATTTAGATTTTCTTTTTGCATTTTCAAAGCAAAATGGCCGAAATTATAGATTTACGGTTCCTATAAATGCGGGCAGATGGCTAACTGGAAACCAATTAACAAATCAGCCGTCTATCGTTTTGAATAGGTGGCAAAACCCTAATGATGAAGCAAATGTTCAACGATTTGGTACTACGTCTGTTACGAACACAGCAAATTCAGCCTCCAGAGATTTTGGAAATACTTCGGTGGTTGATGCTTCATTTATTAAGCTAAGAAATATTTCACTATCATATTCTCTTCCCAAGAACTTACTTTCAAAAATTAAATTAAATAATGTATTGCTTAGCCTGCAAGGGCAGAATATTTTCACAATAACCGACTACATAGGATTGGATCCTGAGACTCAAGCTTTCACAAATTTACCCCCGCTACGAACATTAGCAATGGGGATTAGTGCAACATTTTAA
- a CDS encoding RagB/SusD family nutrient uptake outer membrane protein → MKSKIFKIAIFAIAVFEFSCSNFLEISPPKDKLISETVFKTDEIAISAMTGVYRSMAVNGYASGDFSSINSVCGAAADELIGYEPIISEFYENQISPSNAYIGSGLYATPFKTIYTTNAILEGLTSINGVTPPVKTQLMGEAYFVRAFVYFYLVNLYGNVPIQLTTDYRITQNAQRKPVEAVYQQILTDLKTAEGLLTDSYVTTERIRPNKSAVQALLARVYLYLKDWENAEKYASLVIEKTGTYSLVDLDAIFLKNSNEAIWQLMPAANTNSKDGNLFILTTVPFYVSLKDAFVNNAFDPNDKRKLAWVRNFTNSTGTYYYPFKYKIRSSTTVTEYSMVLRLAEQYLIRAEARINQEKIEIGIQDLNALRTRARLSTAYSTTSPLSLLSLTLSKTEALSALERERRVELFSEWGHRWLDLKRTNKANEILSLLKPKWQNTDILFPIPTLELTTNSAIKQNEGY, encoded by the coding sequence ATGAAATCGAAAATATTTAAGATAGCTATATTCGCCATTGCAGTTTTTGAGTTTTCTTGTTCAAATTTTTTAGAAATATCTCCACCAAAGGATAAATTAATTTCTGAAACTGTATTCAAAACCGACGAGATTGCAATATCTGCAATGACAGGGGTTTACAGAAGTATGGCAGTTAATGGTTATGCTTCTGGGGATTTTTCAAGCATAAACTCAGTTTGTGGTGCAGCGGCGGATGAATTGATTGGCTATGAGCCTATCATATCAGAGTTTTATGAAAACCAAATCTCACCAAGTAATGCTTATATAGGCTCCGGACTATATGCAACTCCTTTTAAAACTATTTATACTACTAATGCAATTTTAGAAGGTTTAACTTCAATAAATGGTGTTACACCTCCAGTAAAAACGCAATTAATGGGTGAAGCATATTTCGTAAGAGCATTTGTATATTTCTATTTAGTAAATCTCTATGGAAATGTACCCATACAACTTACAACAGATTATAGAATTACCCAAAATGCTCAACGAAAGCCTGTTGAAGCAGTTTACCAACAAATATTAACTGATCTTAAAACTGCAGAAGGTCTTTTAACAGATAGTTATGTTACAACGGAACGAATAAGACCAAATAAATCAGCTGTGCAAGCTTTGCTGGCCAGAGTCTATTTGTATCTTAAAGACTGGGAAAATGCTGAGAAATACGCATCATTAGTGATAGAAAAAACAGGTACATATAGCCTTGTCGATTTAGATGCTATATTTTTAAAAAATAGCAATGAAGCAATTTGGCAACTCATGCCTGCTGCAAATACAAATAGCAAAGATGGAAATCTTTTTATCTTAACAACCGTTCCTTTTTACGTTTCACTTAAAGATGCCTTTGTAAATAATGCTTTTGACCCTAATGACAAAAGAAAATTAGCTTGGGTAAGAAACTTCACGAACTCAACAGGTACTTATTATTATCCATTTAAATATAAAATAAGATCTTCCACAACCGTAACAGAATATTCAATGGTTTTAAGATTAGCGGAACAATATCTAATTAGAGCAGAAGCAAGAATCAATCAAGAAAAAATTGAAATAGGAATTCAAGACTTGAATGCTTTAAGAACTAGAGCAAGATTGTCTACTGCTTATAGTACTACAAGTCCTCTATCACTTTTATCTCTTACTCTAAGTAAGACAGAAGCCTTATCCGCTTTAGAACGGGAAAGAAGAGTCGAACTTTTTTCAGAATGGGGACATAGGTGGTTAGACTTAAAACGTACCAACAAGGCTAATGAAATCTTGAGCTTATTGAAACCAAAATGGCAGAATACTGATATCCTATTTCCTATACCAACATTAGAATTAACAACAAATTCTGCTATAAAACAAAATGAAGGTTACTGA
- a CDS encoding CBS domain-containing protein translates to MINSQNIYEKVLKKGIETNPNEAPVCLQAVQLACEAVTIMSNGGHDSLPVYGEGKYMGTICLKDLNQFIYASSGPQLLYHKLNFELESILYIMNKT, encoded by the coding sequence ATGATTAATAGTCAAAATATTTATGAAAAGGTGTTGAAAAAGGGCATAGAGACTAATCCCAATGAAGCCCCTGTTTGCCTGCAAGCAGTGCAATTGGCTTGTGAGGCTGTTACAATCATGAGCAACGGTGGGCACGATTCTTTACCGGTTTATGGGGAAGGAAAATATATGGGAACTATATGTCTTAAAGACCTGAACCAATTTATTTATGCCAGTTCGGGACCTCAACTGTTGTATCATAAATTAAATTTTGAGCTAGAAAGCATTTTATACATTATGAATAAGACCTAA
- a CDS encoding thioredoxin family protein: protein MEGIKILLVLMVYLFSIKDTACAITKIEKKINFQGVIKDSKKRRITEVAISYNLEDGFTGGNGNIPFTVEVKNNGYFKFELPDIGRPLNFNMSIQSPDEFLGTLIDYYAESGDNIEVLWKIGELNKDTVEFSGQGSGKYNLITTLQNQFWRDKKTLGEINILTFKDSLDLAYKLDCYSKLTKDFEANKVHKLEMVKYVSPIIKNLIQVEFARYYDDWAFIIELLYIKNSNFRRQISQHYLEHTNEFFYSPGIIHRMCRLYLYSLADRIKLNMLIGKQANAVNVVSYYNLLKKSFDGVITDRLLGSFTFNKFILVNLEPFSPKVMDSLIADAENSVKTSNIKQAISKVLRTKSGTKLLSSSFIDLNNDEIYTNSLEGKVVLIDVWFLGCSGCAQFHKMFENEVYPFLKKNKSFVILSVNIDKKLENWKMGIKSNLYTSDDYINVTTGNGLNHPFINYYNIKGGPYLMLIDVNGYIYSRLDPIQAVDLKYMSRLVKDAMIRRIISK, encoded by the coding sequence ATGGAAGGTATTAAAATTTTATTGGTATTAATGGTATATTTATTTTCCATCAAGGATACTGCATGCGCTATTACAAAAATTGAAAAAAAAATAAATTTTCAAGGAGTTATTAAAGATAGCAAAAAGAGAAGGATCACTGAAGTTGCAATTTCTTATAATCTTGAGGACGGATTCACTGGTGGCAATGGGAATATTCCATTTACAGTTGAAGTAAAGAATAACGGTTATTTCAAGTTTGAACTACCAGACATCGGTAGACCTCTCAACTTTAACATGAGCATACAGAGCCCAGATGAATTTCTTGGAACTCTAATTGATTACTATGCGGAATCGGGTGACAACATAGAAGTCTTATGGAAGATAGGGGAATTAAATAAAGATACAGTTGAGTTTTCTGGCCAAGGATCTGGTAAATATAACTTAATAACAACTCTGCAAAACCAATTTTGGAGAGATAAAAAGACACTGGGTGAAATTAATATTCTAACTTTCAAAGATTCATTGGATCTTGCATATAAACTTGACTGCTATTCAAAATTGACAAAAGATTTTGAAGCCAATAAAGTTCATAAGTTAGAAATGGTGAAATATGTCAGTCCAATTATTAAGAATCTAATTCAGGTTGAATTTGCACGATATTATGATGACTGGGCTTTTATAATTGAGCTTTTGTATATAAAAAACTCAAATTTTAGAAGGCAAATCAGCCAACATTATTTGGAACATACAAATGAATTTTTTTATAGTCCAGGAATAATACATAGGATGTGTAGATTGTATTTGTATAGCTTAGCTGATAGAATTAAACTGAATATGCTAATTGGAAAACAAGCAAATGCTGTTAATGTAGTATCTTATTACAATTTACTTAAAAAAAGTTTTGATGGTGTTATAACAGATAGATTGTTAGGTTCATTTACATTTAACAAATTTATCTTGGTTAATCTAGAACCATTTTCTCCTAAAGTCATGGACTCTTTAATAGCTGATGCTGAAAATAGTGTAAAGACTTCAAATATCAAACAAGCAATATCAAAAGTATTAAGAACAAAAAGTGGGACCAAATTGCTTTCCTCTTCATTTATAGACCTGAATAACGATGAGATTTATACAAATTCGTTAGAAGGAAAGGTGGTTCTAATAGATGTTTGGTTTCTTGGATGTAGCGGTTGCGCTCAATTTCACAAAATGTTTGAAAACGAAGTATATCCATTCCTAAAGAAGAATAAAAGTTTTGTAATTCTGAGTGTCAATATTGACAAAAAGTTAGAAAATTGGAAAATGGGTATAAAATCTAATTTATATACCTCTGATGATTATATAAATGTAACAACAGGAAATGGACTAAACCATCCCTTTATAAATTATTACAATATTAAAGGGGGGCCATATTTAATGTTAATAGATGTAAATGGATATATATATTCACGACTGGATCCTATTCAGGCCGTAGATTTAAAATACATGTCCAGATTAGTGAAAGACGCAATGATTAGAAGGATAATTAGCAAATAA
- a CDS encoding helix-turn-helix transcriptional regulator, whose product MRSQTDSFLHPPTAARLPNGKLPRPSKFPLKLAQTTRIALPEGSVLIQSISHYVINIQLYEYNVTRPCTADLQITEPAFFMMTMLKGASVLYDEGGQLALESPENICKLTYLPAGRYQRHLPKGEHMLLVLTLRPDWLIKKYGDQEELQELITRYNNNDEQCFGLPGFGIGQQIFGALAKLNTGTDVDIDIHIFINDCFGRYRNRLQTRISNVEYQEDKAREIGQFILQNFASKLVDDEPALARHFMISTVTLMRLAKRHFGRPLHQQVIELRLLNGLKLLLSTNKTVQEIAAMVGYEDANYFSRAFKKRFELPPNDIRLSVF is encoded by the coding sequence ATGCGTTCTCAAACAGACTCATTTTTACACCCTCCGACAGCAGCAAGATTACCAAACGGTAAATTGCCCAGGCCAAGTAAGTTTCCGCTTAAACTGGCTCAAACCACAAGGATAGCCTTACCCGAAGGTTCGGTACTTATCCAATCCATCAGCCACTATGTGATCAATATACAATTGTATGAGTACAATGTAACCAGGCCCTGTACTGCCGACCTGCAAATTACTGAGCCTGCTTTTTTTATGATGACCATGCTTAAAGGCGCTTCGGTATTGTATGATGAGGGAGGCCAGCTGGCCCTGGAAAGTCCGGAGAATATTTGCAAACTTACTTATTTGCCTGCTGGCAGGTATCAGCGACACCTGCCGAAGGGCGAGCATATGCTATTGGTACTTACTTTGCGACCAGACTGGCTGATCAAAAAATATGGCGACCAGGAAGAGCTGCAGGAATTGATTACCCGCTACAATAACAATGATGAACAATGCTTTGGTTTGCCTGGCTTTGGCATAGGGCAACAAATATTTGGTGCATTGGCTAAACTGAATACCGGAACGGATGTAGATATAGACATACATATTTTTATAAATGATTGTTTTGGCAGGTACCGGAATAGATTACAAACAAGAATCAGCAATGTAGAATACCAGGAGGATAAGGCCAGAGAAATAGGACAATTTATTCTTCAAAATTTTGCCAGTAAACTTGTTGACGATGAACCGGCACTGGCCAGGCATTTCATGATCTCGACCGTTACGCTGATGCGCCTGGCAAAACGTCATTTTGGCCGGCCTTTGCATCAGCAGGTGATAGAGTTGCGTTTGTTAAATGGTTTAAAGTTGTTATTGTCTACAAATAAAACAGTACAGGAAATTGCGGCAATGGTAGGTTATGAGGATGCAAATTACTTTAGCAGGGCTTTTAAAAAACGATTTGAATTACCGCCAAACGACATCAGGTTATCTGTTTTTTAA
- a CDS encoding PLP-dependent aminotransferase family protein, whose protein sequence is MRNNYSINWLIPQLDRSKCSRQIEEFIIREIRSRNLHAGDPVPSSRQLAKINQVSASSVRRAYVKLTDNNWLTSNPGSGTVVSANNPTEDMQRRTSGFTEHFPAGLVLLNKKQEIYQPAYVEEPYIAVGTDFPSPAAFPENKFSEYCNHFREESRKLSQARLLNEYDARYLKDNLVNYLNRRRGFGLKNNMLDIIKARKSALDRVFKILISPGDVVINTSPHDTKLSDALLKCNANVFTINRKDPDFMDRIAQLLSHTKVRAIHIRPQCSIPESFTLDEDSCRRLVQLAKDHRMCIIEEEDDHEFWYGITAYKPLACYDHDGYVIYMAALSKATSDTQSLRIIVASAQFITELQALPAQAINERDVIKEKAFAEMILKGDMADYARQVRIQSKTYRDELNLILNHYLNKFISYVIPEHGLTYWLKFDEGFDLNVMLKKLDDNGIPVPYHPNNQKTSIKTNFMVLGFGAFDINEAEGGAKMLGMVMSGNL, encoded by the coding sequence ATGAGAAACAATTACAGTATCAATTGGTTAATTCCTCAATTAGACAGGTCTAAATGTAGCAGGCAAATAGAAGAATTCATTATACGTGAAATCAGATCCAGAAATCTTCATGCCGGCGATCCCGTCCCCTCTTCCAGACAGCTTGCAAAAATTAACCAGGTTAGTGCAAGCTCGGTTAGAAGGGCTTATGTCAAATTAACAGATAACAACTGGTTAACCAGTAACCCAGGTTCGGGCACCGTAGTATCGGCCAATAACCCAACCGAAGATATGCAGCGCAGGACTTCTGGATTTACAGAACATTTTCCGGCAGGCCTGGTGCTTTTGAACAAAAAACAAGAAATTTATCAGCCAGCCTATGTCGAAGAACCTTATATTGCTGTAGGTACTGATTTTCCAAGCCCGGCTGCCTTTCCCGAAAACAAGTTTTCGGAATATTGCAACCATTTCCGCGAGGAAAGCCGAAAATTGAGCCAGGCCAGGCTACTAAATGAATACGATGCCAGGTATTTAAAAGACAACCTGGTAAATTACTTAAACCGCAGACGTGGTTTTGGCTTAAAAAATAATATGCTCGACATTATTAAAGCCAGAAAAAGCGCGCTCGACAGGGTATTCAAAATACTGATCAGCCCCGGTGATGTGGTGATCAATACCTCGCCCCACGACACAAAATTATCAGACGCATTGTTAAAATGTAATGCCAATGTGTTTACCATCAACCGCAAAGATCCTGACTTTATGGACCGTATAGCGCAGCTGTTAAGCCATACTAAAGTGCGTGCCATCCACATCAGGCCCCAATGCAGCATTCCCGAAAGTTTTACACTGGACGAGGACAGCTGCAGGCGTCTTGTACAATTGGCCAAAGACCACCGGATGTGCATTATTGAAGAAGAAGATGACCATGAATTCTGGTACGGCATTACTGCCTATAAACCGCTTGCCTGTTATGATCACGATGGTTATGTGATTTACATGGCTGCCCTGAGCAAAGCTACCTCAGATACACAGTCGTTACGCATAATTGTGGCATCGGCACAATTTATTACCGAACTGCAAGCATTACCGGCACAAGCTATCAACGAAAGAGATGTGATCAAAGAAAAAGCATTTGCTGAAATGATATTAAAAGGCGACATGGCCGATTATGCCCGACAGGTAAGGATACAATCAAAAACCTACCGCGACGAGCTGAACCTTATACTTAACCATTACCTGAATAAGTTTATAAGCTATGTAATTCCTGAACACGGCCTTACCTACTGGTTAAAGTTTGATGAAGGGTTTGATTTAAATGTAATGCTGAAAAAACTGGACGACAACGGCATACCTGTACCCTACCATCCCAACAACCAGAAAACATCCATTAAAACAAACTTTATGGTGCTGGGCTTTGGTGCTTTTGACATCAATGAAGCCGAAGGTGGTGCCAAAATGCTGGGCATGGTGATGTCGGGCAACCTTTAG
- a CDS encoding Crp/Fnr family transcriptional regulator, whose amino-acid sequence MKITETDSRKTRLESILRNEIIPKLEAIMGPIKESCIETLMENCKLKAVIKDQYIEEGGSFEDGNMHYLHSGIARSCYYDPDIDKPIISRIWKKQEVMFDVNSFVNSGIRTEAIQMLEDGELISISYYSLKHILETYPKMLLLLLYLQAEREKHNKFYQHLLKLTVEERVRLYLNDNPTLCNRINKDCIALHLGISRSKFSSAYTLYKQQKDAQTA is encoded by the coding sequence ATGAAAATAACTGAAACCGATTCAAGAAAAACCAGACTGGAGTCTATTCTCAGAAATGAGATTATACCCAAACTGGAAGCAATAATGGGACCTATAAAGGAAAGCTGTATTGAAACCTTAATGGAAAACTGCAAGTTAAAAGCCGTTATCAAAGACCAATACATTGAAGAGGGTGGTTCATTTGAAGATGGCAATATGCATTACCTGCATTCGGGCATTGCCCGCAGTTGCTATTACGATCCGGATATTGACAAGCCCATTATATCGAGGATCTGGAAAAAGCAGGAAGTGATGTTTGATGTAAACAGCTTTGTGAACAGCGGGATCAGGACAGAAGCCATACAAATGCTGGAAGATGGCGAGCTGATCTCTATCAGCTATTACAGTTTAAAACACATTCTTGAAACCTATCCTAAAATGCTTTTGCTGTTGCTTTACCTGCAGGCCGAAAGAGAAAAACACAACAAGTTTTACCAGCACCTGCTAAAGCTAACAGTTGAAGAACGGGTAAGGCTTTACCTTAATGATAACCCTACGCTCTGCAACCGCATCAATAAAGATTGTATTGCCCTGCACCTGGGAATTTCGAGAAGCAAGTTTAGCAGTGCTTATACGCTGTATAAACAGCAAAAAGATGCCCAAACGGCTTAG
- a CDS encoding MauE/DoxX family redox-associated membrane protein — protein METTMNKQSRTGMSDRTRRVLVDIICYLFVLLFLYAATSKLMDYQKFQLQISKSPIITDFASILAWGVPGLEIVISIMLLINRTVMLGLYAAFTLMLLFTLYIYAILNYSDNIPCSCGGVLQRMTWDQHLIFNIVFVILGLIGILLQTKINEKRAH, from the coding sequence ATGGAAACAACAATGAATAAACAATCAAGGACAGGAATGTCTGATAGGACCAGGAGGGTACTGGTAGATATAATTTGTTACTTGTTTGTATTGTTGTTTTTGTATGCGGCGACTAGTAAATTGATGGATTACCAGAAGTTTCAGTTGCAGATCAGCAAATCGCCAATTATAACAGATTTTGCAAGCATATTGGCATGGGGGGTTCCTGGATTGGAAATAGTTATTTCCATTATGTTGCTGATCAACAGAACCGTTATGTTGGGATTGTATGCTGCATTTACATTGATGTTGTTGTTCACTCTTTACATCTATGCTATTTTAAATTATAGTGATAATATACCTTGTTCTTGTGGTGGGGTACTGCAAAGAATGACATGGGACCAACACCTGATATTTAATATCGTATTTGTGATTCTAGGACTCATTGGAATTCTTTTACAAACTAAAATAAATGAAAAAAGGGCTCATTAA